TATTGTAAACTGCTTaccaaattatcaaattaagtcgattttcgtagttattataaaataccatCTAAAATCGTACCTAATGAATAAGTTTAGGGACAGGCGTAGGATGTGGCAATCATTTCACAGAGTTGCTGTTGCCAAGGCCGTGCTTAACCTTCCAAGGATTCTGAAAAATTACTCCTAGATCTAGAGCATTTATGTGGTTTCCagttaaatttacataaaactaccaatttttaattgaattattatttttttatttttagataccAGTTGGCTGAAAATATGGACAGTCAATTGAAACAAATGTCTGaagatttaaaagaaattattgaacATTTAAATGAATCAAATCGGGCTGAAGACGCTAATGATCCGGTAAATATGCTTTTATGTACTATTCTGTCACCTTCGattaacttttttcattaattaatgattaaccATCCtagaaaatgtaaagaaaaagcCATAACGTAATATTTATGATCTGTTTCTACCCGAAAATCTGATGTAGTTTGAAATTACCTTCAATTTAATCAAGCATGACAAACTGAATCCATAAAATAggtccaaaaatataattaattttctttttagattgTTCAAATTGGTAGGATATTAAATGCTCATATGAATTCGTTACAATGGATTGATCAAAATACGGCATTGATTGGTAATCATTTAGATCAAGTGGCTAAACTCTATGAAACACATCGTCGAGAACATGAGCGTTCATTTCATCTTACTTATGAATAATGTGTaagacaataataaataattccttTGTCTTTTAtcttctgttttgttttttattgtatgtatttttagtgaattacatttttccttataaaaaaagtttattcttaCACTGAAGATTTGTTTAGTTAGAAAATGTTTATCTCTACTGACGAAATAATGGTATGAATGTTCTGAacactattataaatgaattgtgaaaagtccccatcaatcccccttgtgcaaaaaattttattgaggggggaagtttgcaaaaataggattttcgcgtttttcagcaaaaAGGTGAGTTTTACAGCAAAAatagttcagacaaaaattgtagatcattcAATTTGCTACAAAATGTGTTTCTGCACCTTTTTTCATAAGTGCTGCCATTTTCGTGATATCGTAATCAAACTCAAAAATCGCGTTTATTTGGCGAACACTCGAATAATTTGTAAGATATTGCCTAATATGGATTCGAGATGTCTCTTGCTCTTCATATGGCGTTTTTTTGTGATTTGTCGTCGATTTGAGCAAGAATtctatatttattgatataatgTGGTTTGACCATGAAAGgaaacaaacaaaatgtaatttaagaaaatcattttttaaaatgtatattttttgaaaatacaattaattatcgAGCTATAAATTTGCATTAGTCTATAAATTCCtctattttgataattaacaaaatgcaCTTGCATTATTCGCAAATGTTACCAAAATTAGCAGCTACTttgcagataatttttttactgtatgaaatgaGCTATTTAAAGTTGTAATTCTTTggatcaaaatgattttttatgagACCGAACATTTCGAGCCGTATACCATAGAAAATCAAATTGTTCCATAGAATTTCAACCTTTTGACCTTTATCCTATTTCATTTCTTAGATTATTCATGGTGAATTATATAATAAGTGTAAGTTTCAATCTAAGTGAGTAGAACAAAGGGAAAAGTGCTAGATGTCATGGATCGTTTTCAGCTCTACTCTATCCTCTttgatttcattaattaatagtaataaatGTAAGACAAgttgttcttttttttgtttataagttgctgcaattttgtttgttttgccatttgtgtataaaaatttctacaaacaAAATAAGTATACTAAGTATTATACCAAATCCTAGGACAACAAAGGCACTTGCTGTCTCTTCGAATGTAACAGCAAATACCGATGAACTTAACGCATCTATTGTACATGGTGGTATTTCTAGTAGCCATTTCTTACTTTCTTGTACAGCAGTTCCACGTTCCGCTTGTTTAAGTatactaattttcaaaaaaaatatggcattaacttttttacttaaaaaatactgTTCTTGAATATTTAcccaatattaaataatttcttgaacGGGGACCTTTTTTgacttacaaaaaaaacacgTACAGCGGGACGCATGTCAATTTGTGTCAAATCACATATTTCACGTTCCGACCATCCTAAATTCACGGATATGTGACCACCAACAACCGTTACTAAACTCTCAAAAACAAATCCGCCCTCGTGTACTTTCTTAAGACCAgtttgaaatgaataaatatgtGGCGGATATTTATGTTCGcgcattattttcttttcatataatTGTGCTTCTATTGGATTCCGGATATCCTGTtttgaagaaatattaaataaactttttaatctaGTGTAAATCAAAGTAATAATTAACGGCTTTCGGTTAGTCTAAGGTTTGTCTGCGGAATACAATGGAGGAATCTTGCAGAtgatatttctgaaaatttggttAGTAAATTGAGAACATAGAGCGGgtactaaaaaaattagaaaaatttagaatatccTTTGAAAAATTGACCTAACTCACTTTATGAATTGAATTTCATCTAGCGTATAGAAACTTCTCAACGCCATAAGTCGATTAACAACCTTTTACaaccaattaaaaaacttactttgTACCAATACGTAATGTACGGCTCGTCAGTGATTCCTACTTCCAAAGAACTGTCCAATATATCTTTGagagtttttatagtttttggcgGTTCCATTAACAACGACGATACTACACTCGctgaataaaattgatatagtaGTGATGAAAATATAAGCAAGGTATAGATAATAAGTCGGCCAGAAAATAAGTGTGGTGTTAATTCTATACCTGAAAGCGACAATTCAATCGGATCACACTTtcgaattttcgattatttattacatacctTGTTGAACTACTGCTCCAAATGTAACAAACGTTGCCATGCTCCAAGTATTTTCAGACTCcgattgtttaattaatttacgcGTTTCAGTGATAAcagttattttcaataatacaataattacaaGTGCACTAATTACACTTAACCCCCACACAGAATAGGTTAATGGGCGTAAAAATGTATCACTTAAGCCACCAGTTTTGGGTTTTGGATGCCGAAATAGAAAAGTTATTCTGAaacagtttaaatttaaaaacaactatacaatataatatcctTGAATTTGAGCAAAATTTTGGATGATGCTTTTTAGGTAGGATTTGGAATTGGAAAATTTCCGAATGgctaattgtattttttttcgttttatttagttttatcgTTGTTCTGGTTAGTCTTGGAACTTGGCTGAcctgaaaatattgtttatttcacATACCGCATGGGATAAAAGCCAAATGGACTAAAATGAACCATTGCTCGTCGTGGTACACTTATTCGTGCACCATTATTTCCAATATCAAGTTTATTAGATGCTAAATTTCCAAGTAGTCCATTTATCCAATCGTCAGttcgtatatattttaattttagattatacATATCCCTTATAATAGCTACAATTCGATGATGAAACCttgtatatgtatcaaataGTAAATATCCATCTTCATTTAAGAAATCATACATTggtattttaagtttaacaCGAACctgtgatttaaaataattaaattagatttatttatttatttattatttgtgtttgttaaactcttgtaaacattttttttaccgtCAAAGTCTCTCGGTTATAATTGACAAATAACCTGTCGAGTCAATCTTATTTGAAAAACGTACACTCGCATCAAGAGTCGAATCAGAATCTCTTGGATTCATTATTAGCGCCTTAGCCAGTTCGCCCATACGAGCTCTAGCTAcagagtgtattttttcaattcatcaaatttttatttttctttattagtcaaattaacttatttattaataaataagttaatcttaactaataaacaaaaactgatTCTTTGTCTAGAGCTCGTATGGCCGAATAGGCTaaggcgcttggcatgaatccaagaggtccGAATTCGACTCCTGAAGCGAGTGTATTTTTTGCAATTCTCATTAATTAAGATCATTTATTTGTTATCAAACTTACAACAACACCTGCTCGTAAAACTAGTCCTCTGGTACTATTTTGACGCCGAgtatataaattatcatttacaTGAATTTCGAAACCATTTTCAGTATTCCATGttccataatataaatatctcaATGTTCCGCCATGATATATCCCAGGATTGTACATTTCATGTAAGATCCATTGATTTGTGaacaacttaaaattaataattatttttaaatttgaactgtgaacaaaaatatttttcttttcaaaccTGTTTCTGTATCATCAATAAATCAGAACCGATTGGCATATTTAGGTAATGAAAAATACTTGGAGTAGAATTTTTATCGCGGAAAATCAACCAATGATATTCTGGGCTAAAAATTTCACTATCTGAAGcctaaaaatagtttaaaacttttacaaataaaaaaagtgtagGTCACGTGGTCAGTTTAGTTCACGTATTGCTAAttcttacatattttaaaatcgatttcgCCAAAGGACATTGCAAGTCTAGCACAATACCAATATGATGAAAATCGGTTGTTATATTCAcgtaattttttaatctttcatCAAGCTTTTCTAAGTTATTTTCctttatgataaatattgaaatcattttttccgaaaatcgatgaagaattttcttagaaactaaaaagttttattaaaaataaattttatagtcaAGTTTAGTTTTTTCTAATAGTCACCcgaattttcaaaacaattaatcaTTATTCCAAAACGAAGGCTTTTCCATTGAAAATattcagttattatttttattttttcatctgtattttggtaattttgaaTTTGGTTAGTAGCACTtgcaatttttagaattaagaaAAGTATTATTAGGT
The Chrysoperla carnea chromosome 4, inChrCarn1.1, whole genome shotgun sequence genome window above contains:
- the LOC123297947 gene encoding ionotropic receptor 75a-like; the protein is MISIFIIKENNLEKLDERLKNYVNITTDFHHIGIVLDLQCPLAKSILKYASDSEIFSPEYHWLIFRDKNSTPSIFHYLNMPIGSDLLMIQKQLFTNQWILHEMYNPGIYHGGTLRYLYYGTWNTENGFEIHVNDNLYTRRQNSTRGLVLRAGVVVRVKLKIPMYDFLNEDGYLLFDTYTRFHHRIVAIIRDMYNLKLKYIRTDDWINGLLGNLASNKLDIGNNGARISVPRRAMVHFSPFGFYPMRITFLFRHPKPKTGGLSDTFLRPLTYSVWGLSVISALVIIVLLKITVITETRKLIKQSESENTWSMATFVTFGAVVQQGIELTPHLFSGRLIIYTLLIFSSLLYQFYSASVVSSLLMEPPKTIKTLKDILDSSLEVGITDEPYITYWYKDIRNPIEAQLYEKKIMREHKYPPHIYSFQTGLKKVHEGGFVFESLVTVVGGHISVNLGWSEREICDLTQIDMRPAVRVFFVSQKRSPFKKLFNIGILKQAERGTAVQESKKWLLEIPPCTIDALSSSVFAVTFEETASAFVVLGFGIILSILILFVEIFIHKWQNKQNSR